A genomic stretch from Spongiibacter nanhainus includes:
- a CDS encoding CBS domain-containing protein: MNTIALIDAARVDQIASPENDQADRGSLNLNSPALAVFTDFSVQEALVVESETPILEAEAMMKHSHVRLKLVINRDQTFLGVLALEDIQEAELIKKVAEGYSRQELKVADLMRKRSELDMLDYDDLRRMTIGDLLMSLQDYQRQHCLVVDRDKGQIRGLVSASDIVRKLRIPLCIQKSPKFADLHIKPAMAVGS; the protein is encoded by the coding sequence ATGAACACAATCGCACTTATCGACGCTGCGCGCGTCGACCAAATCGCGTCGCCAGAAAACGATCAGGCGGATCGCGGCAGTCTCAATCTGAACTCACCCGCACTGGCTGTTTTTACTGATTTCAGCGTGCAGGAGGCCCTGGTGGTGGAAAGCGAAACGCCGATCCTTGAGGCCGAAGCCATGATGAAGCACAGCCATGTGAGGCTGAAGTTGGTGATCAACCGGGATCAAACCTTCCTGGGTGTGCTGGCCCTGGAGGATATTCAGGAGGCCGAGCTGATTAAGAAAGTGGCGGAGGGCTACTCGCGCCAGGAGCTCAAAGTCGCGGACCTTATGCGCAAGCGCAGCGAGTTGGATATGCTGGATTACGACGACCTGCGCAGGATGACGATTGGCGACCTGCTGATGTCTCTGCAGGACTACCAGCGCCAGCACTGTCTGGTGGTGGATCGTGACAAGGGGCAAATCCGCGGCCTGGTCTCGGCCAGCGATATTGTCCGCAAGCTGCGGATTCCCCTGTGTATTCAGAAATCCCCAAAGTTTGCCGATTTGCATATCAAGCCGGCAATGGCGGTGGGTAGTTAG
- a CDS encoding AAA family ATPase: MPSNLSLLQQLSDEIGKVVLGKEQQIKQALCCLLAGGHLLVDDLPGVGKTTLSQAFARVTGLDYRRVQFTSDLLPADVLGVSVFDRNTNAFHFHPGPIFTQFLLVDEINRASPKTQSALLEAMAEGQVTTEGETRPLPEPFFVMATQNPWFQSGTFPLPESQLDRFLMRISLGYPDERSERQLLEGGDPRRHLQALRPLLDTEKLLALRAEVSDVEARGSVISYLQRLIAFTRQDAQFAFGLSTRAALALLQCAKAWAMLSGRDYLLPDDVQAVLQPVAAHRLQASAEHRGDGSDLVAHLLAQVPVLG; this comes from the coding sequence ATGCCCTCTAATTTGTCGCTGCTTCAGCAGCTCAGCGATGAAATAGGGAAGGTTGTACTGGGGAAGGAGCAGCAGATTAAGCAGGCGCTGTGCTGCCTGCTGGCCGGTGGTCACCTGTTGGTGGATGATTTGCCCGGCGTGGGTAAGACCACCTTGTCCCAGGCCTTTGCCCGGGTTACCGGCCTTGACTATCGGCGGGTACAGTTCACCAGTGACTTGCTGCCGGCAGACGTCCTAGGGGTGTCGGTCTTCGATCGCAACACCAATGCCTTTCACTTTCACCCCGGGCCGATCTTTACCCAGTTTTTGTTGGTGGATGAAATCAACCGAGCCAGCCCCAAAACTCAGAGTGCACTGTTGGAGGCGATGGCAGAAGGGCAGGTGACAACTGAAGGGGAAACCCGGCCGCTGCCGGAACCTTTCTTTGTTATGGCCACTCAGAACCCCTGGTTTCAGTCGGGTACCTTTCCACTACCTGAGTCTCAGCTGGATCGCTTTTTAATGCGGATCTCTCTGGGCTATCCGGATGAACGCTCCGAGCGGCAACTGTTGGAGGGGGGCGATCCCCGCCGTCACCTACAGGCGCTGCGGCCCTTGCTGGACACCGAAAAACTGCTGGCATTGCGAGCGGAGGTGTCAGACGTTGAGGCCCGAGGCAGTGTGATCAGCTATCTACAGCGCTTAATTGCCTTTACCCGCCAGGATGCCCAGTTTGCCTTTGGCTTGTCGACCCGGGCCGCACTGGCGTTGCTTCAGTGTGCCAAGGCCTGGGCCATGCTATCGGGGCGGGATTACTTATTGCCCGACGATGTGCAGGCGGTGTTGCAGCCGGTCGCGGCGCACCGACTACAGGCCTCGGCGGAGCACCGCGGTGACGGCAGCGACCTGGTAGCACATCTGTTGGCACAGGTGCCGGTCCTGGGCTGA
- a CDS encoding efflux RND transporter periplasmic adaptor subunit yields MFLPNLSWNWTALGTALVAVCFCIGSHAAFGDLHPVTVVKVENQPSYQVERLFAGRVVGSQRADIGFEFAGKVVRLNVENGQSVRRGDILAELDTTSLLIEQKELQASKEEVTARLEQIGRDLQRYRSLSEKGYVSQGQLDQLESEQRATRAQINQIDEKLRGVAVRLDKARLIAIFGGEIANVSIEEGVIVKAGQSVMQLVETGQIEAIFGVPGELGRELVLGQSLPVYSKLGQWQAQVLAVSENLDWRTQTRSVRVALPEGIPHVDGETIQLLVPAFRQQKGFWVSQSALLGDVRGTWAVYQVTDQGEHTRIVKRSVRPIYHHDGLVFVSSELKTGDRIVAAGTHRLAPGQAVKVKAAGDPTAAVHSGPAAESANAQ; encoded by the coding sequence ATGTTTTTGCCCAACCTGTCCTGGAACTGGACGGCACTGGGGACCGCGTTGGTCGCAGTGTGCTTTTGTATTGGCAGTCACGCTGCCTTTGGTGACTTGCACCCCGTTACCGTGGTCAAAGTAGAAAACCAGCCCTCGTATCAGGTGGAACGCCTGTTTGCCGGCCGGGTCGTCGGCAGTCAGCGGGCAGACATTGGTTTTGAATTTGCCGGCAAAGTGGTCAGGCTCAATGTAGAGAATGGCCAATCCGTGCGTCGCGGGGATATTTTGGCGGAGCTGGATACCACTTCACTGCTGATTGAACAAAAGGAGTTGCAGGCCAGCAAAGAAGAAGTCACCGCTCGTCTTGAACAAATCGGCCGTGATTTACAGCGTTACCGATCGTTGTCAGAAAAGGGCTATGTCTCCCAGGGTCAGCTCGACCAGCTTGAGAGTGAGCAGCGCGCTACCCGGGCGCAAATCAACCAGATCGACGAGAAACTCCGGGGCGTGGCGGTGCGCTTGGACAAGGCCCGCTTGATTGCAATTTTTGGCGGTGAGATAGCCAATGTCTCCATTGAAGAGGGAGTCATTGTTAAGGCTGGGCAGTCAGTGATGCAACTGGTGGAGACTGGCCAAATTGAAGCAATATTCGGTGTGCCCGGGGAGCTGGGTCGAGAGTTAGTGTTGGGGCAGTCACTGCCGGTCTACAGCAAACTGGGCCAGTGGCAGGCCCAAGTCTTGGCGGTATCGGAAAACCTCGATTGGCGCACCCAGACCCGCAGTGTGCGAGTGGCTTTGCCGGAGGGGATTCCCCACGTTGACGGTGAAACAATCCAGCTGTTGGTGCCGGCATTTCGGCAGCAAAAAGGTTTTTGGGTATCCCAATCTGCTTTGCTTGGCGATGTCAGAGGAACCTGGGCGGTCTATCAGGTGACAGATCAGGGTGAACATACAAGGATCGTTAAACGCTCGGTGCGACCGATTTATCATCACGATGGCCTGGTTTTTGTGAGCTCCGAACTGAAAACCGGTGATCGCATCGTCGCTGCTGGTACCCATCGCCTGGCACCGGGGCAGGCAGTCAAGGTCAAGGCAGCAGGGGATCCAACAGCCGCTGTACACAGTGGCCCGGCTGCGGAGTCGGCCAATGCTCAATAA
- a CDS encoding mechanosensitive ion channel domain-containing protein, with amino-acid sequence MFWKVVIAVLALVGIVSLSRFLNRLLREFGAARQVNPRRLYTVSKGINILMWIVAFLVMCFILGLSYDRVFIFMSSVLAVIGVALFAQWSILSHLTAGMIIFFAFPYRVGDRVKVVDPDADVIGEIIEIASFHVLIRLDDGATITYPNSALLQRAVIKQPSNRAEAAPVEQQAVTTE; translated from the coding sequence ATGTTTTGGAAAGTGGTTATCGCCGTTCTGGCATTGGTCGGCATTGTATCGTTGAGCCGGTTTCTCAATCGACTACTGCGGGAGTTTGGCGCCGCCAGGCAGGTGAACCCCCGTCGCTTGTATACCGTTAGCAAAGGGATCAACATCCTGATGTGGATTGTCGCCTTTCTGGTGATGTGCTTTATTCTCGGCCTTAGCTACGACCGGGTATTTATCTTTATGTCCTCAGTGCTGGCGGTAATCGGTGTGGCGCTGTTTGCCCAATGGTCAATCCTCAGTCACCTCACCGCCGGTATGATCATCTTTTTTGCCTTTCCCTACCGCGTTGGAGATCGCGTGAAGGTGGTGGATCCCGACGCCGATGTCATTGGCGAAATCATCGAGATAGCGTCTTTTCATGTCCTGATTCGCCTGGATGACGGCGCCACCATCACTTACCCCAACAGCGCACTGCTGCAGCGGGCGGTGATAAAACAACCGTCTAACCGTGCCGAGGCGGCCCCGGTTGAACAGCAAGCGGTCACCACCGAATAG
- a CDS encoding TetR/AcrR family transcriptional regulator: MSRGRGKSQEKRQLIVKAASELFVEQGYSNTSMDTIAREAGVSKQTLYSHFGGKEQLFTAAIDSKCDEYQLDSTHRQDIPDCRHYLEDFAIHFARLLVSEEAIGIYRVCASEAGRSNVGKLFWEAGPAKIRSGLIDYLQSQVEAGVLHIEDTELAATQLTAMLHSKYHSRALYGVDESVTQEDLQYYARSCVDLFLRGYQATSPG, translated from the coding sequence GTGAGCCGCGGACGCGGCAAAAGCCAGGAAAAACGGCAGCTTATTGTCAAAGCGGCCAGTGAATTGTTCGTTGAGCAGGGCTATAGCAACACCAGTATGGACACCATCGCCCGGGAGGCCGGGGTCTCCAAACAGACGCTGTACAGCCACTTTGGCGGTAAGGAGCAGCTGTTCACCGCAGCCATTGACAGTAAATGCGACGAATACCAGCTGGACAGTACCCACCGCCAGGATATTCCTGATTGCCGCCACTACCTGGAAGACTTTGCCATCCATTTCGCTCGGCTATTGGTCAGTGAAGAAGCCATTGGCATTTACCGGGTGTGTGCCAGCGAGGCCGGCCGCAGTAATGTGGGCAAGCTCTTTTGGGAAGCGGGGCCTGCTAAAATCCGCAGCGGCTTAATCGACTATCTGCAAAGCCAGGTTGAGGCCGGAGTGCTGCATATCGAAGACACGGAGCTGGCGGCAACCCAACTCACCGCCATGTTGCACTCCAAGTATCACTCTCGCGCATTATACGGTGTCGATGAGTCGGTCACCCAAGAGGACCTGCAGTATTACGCCAGGTCCTGTGTTGACTTGTTTTTACGGGGCTACCAAGCCACATCACCGGGCTGA
- a CDS encoding efflux RND transporter permease subunit encodes MLNNPRLIALGIALILVAGLAALASLPRLEDPYFGNRDGIVLTQFPGASAERIETLVIEPLESELRSIPEIKHINSTAKSGVAAISIVFVDEVPASETDRLWSEVRDKLEKAAKSLPAGASPPQLDHERSYAFTWIGALRWQGEDADLLTAGRYAEELASRLRNLHGTDLVKLWGAPDEEVQVKVDVIKAASVGLDVNSIASKLQNSDAKSAAGELVNGEFRLPVELAGGFEQLERIRRTPLLTLDEGGSLQVQDLAEIYLGEPVTPKDLALVSGERAIVVAVRMLPDQRGDLWAARLREKIAEFSASLPAEIEVEELFSQEGYTSARLSELIVNIGTGFLLIFIILLFTLGWRSAVIVAVSLPMTMLFALGCMRFNHMPIHQMSVTGLIVALGIMVDNAIVMSDMVMRYRRQGFSPVASATKAFRHLWLPLLGSTLTTMLAFMPIVLMPGPGGEFIGPLAESVIFALAGSWIISLFIIAPIAGRWLSGEKGASSALAGRRLGPWLNIHYRRFLAAVLERPRISAMLCFALPLSGFMLAQTLTEQFFPPSDRDMINLEVYLPAGSSIFDTQRATERMSEVINSHQEIESLHWFVGRSAPPFYYNIFDNMDGAPFYAQAMTTVRSVPDANRMVSVLQRELDERFPEYQTVVRRLGQGPPTPAPVELRLYGSEIDRLVVLGDELRRIALETEHVVQARTSLGETVPKLVVNIEESEAQRSQVGLRDIAGSLAASVDGVVTSSLLDGSEQLPVRVSGYAVKGTSVDRFMSFPLVLPTGPRPLSAIADAHLEPIQAKITRRDGRRINKLEVYIQDGVMSATVLDALLKNIEKAGFAVPAGYELEVGGEAENRSTTVGKLMGSAGIVAVLLVVTVVMAFNSFRLSAIVFMVAGQSAGLGMLSLWLANFPFGFTAIVGLMGLMGLAVNAAIVILTELKASPLAMAGNRADIVETVAECTRHIVSTTLTTVAGLVPLLIAKGQFWPPFAIVLAGGTVFTTILSLVFVPAMFLIMRKPYVAALVSERMARQTQDRDVDQTSTV; translated from the coding sequence ATGCTCAATAATCCGCGCCTTATTGCGCTGGGTATAGCGCTGATTCTGGTGGCGGGCTTGGCCGCCCTGGCTAGCTTACCGCGTCTGGAAGATCCGTATTTTGGCAACCGGGACGGCATTGTACTGACGCAGTTTCCCGGCGCCAGCGCGGAGAGAATCGAGACCCTGGTGATTGAGCCATTGGAGTCAGAACTGCGCAGTATTCCGGAAATAAAACACATCAACTCAACTGCAAAGTCCGGTGTTGCTGCCATCAGCATTGTTTTTGTGGATGAAGTCCCAGCCTCAGAAACCGATCGCCTGTGGTCAGAGGTGAGGGATAAACTGGAAAAGGCCGCCAAATCCCTGCCTGCCGGTGCCTCCCCCCCTCAGCTGGACCACGAGCGAAGCTACGCCTTTACCTGGATAGGTGCGCTGCGCTGGCAGGGCGAGGATGCCGACTTGCTGACGGCCGGGCGCTACGCCGAGGAATTGGCCAGCCGTTTGCGCAATTTGCACGGCACCGATTTGGTGAAGTTGTGGGGCGCGCCGGATGAAGAAGTTCAAGTCAAAGTCGATGTCATTAAAGCGGCGTCGGTGGGGCTGGACGTCAACAGCATCGCCAGCAAATTACAGAACAGTGATGCTAAGTCGGCCGCTGGCGAGTTGGTCAACGGCGAGTTTCGTCTGCCGGTAGAATTGGCAGGGGGCTTTGAGCAGTTGGAGCGGATTCGCCGCACGCCGCTTTTAACATTGGACGAGGGCGGATCTCTGCAAGTCCAGGATTTGGCCGAGATTTACCTGGGTGAACCGGTTACCCCCAAAGATCTGGCCTTGGTATCGGGCGAGCGCGCCATTGTTGTTGCGGTGCGAATGTTACCCGACCAACGGGGCGACCTCTGGGCTGCCCGCCTGCGAGAGAAAATTGCCGAGTTTTCGGCCAGCCTGCCGGCGGAGATTGAGGTCGAGGAACTGTTTTCTCAGGAGGGCTATACCAGCGCACGCCTCAGTGAATTGATCGTCAATATTGGCACCGGCTTTTTGCTGATCTTCATCATTTTGCTGTTTACCCTGGGCTGGCGTTCGGCGGTTATCGTCGCGGTATCTCTACCGATGACGATGCTGTTTGCGCTGGGGTGCATGCGCTTCAATCATATGCCCATTCACCAAATGTCGGTCACTGGTCTGATTGTGGCACTGGGGATTATGGTGGATAACGCCATCGTGATGAGCGATATGGTGATGCGCTATCGGCGACAGGGCTTTTCCCCTGTAGCGTCAGCCACCAAGGCTTTCCGGCATCTCTGGCTGCCACTGCTGGGGTCAACACTGACAACTATGTTGGCCTTTATGCCCATCGTGTTAATGCCTGGTCCTGGCGGCGAGTTTATTGGCCCCTTGGCTGAATCGGTGATATTTGCTTTGGCCGGCAGCTGGATAATTTCACTGTTCATTATCGCGCCGATTGCCGGCCGCTGGCTCTCTGGCGAAAAGGGCGCCTCCAGTGCGTTGGCGGGGCGGCGGTTAGGGCCGTGGCTAAATATTCACTACCGACGTTTTTTAGCGGCAGTGTTAGAGCGCCCAAGAATAAGTGCAATGCTCTGTTTTGCTTTGCCACTGTCGGGCTTTATGCTGGCGCAGACCCTGACTGAGCAGTTTTTCCCTCCCTCGGATCGGGACATGATTAATCTTGAGGTCTACCTGCCGGCGGGGAGCAGTATTTTTGATACCCAGCGCGCCACAGAGCGAATGTCAGAGGTCATCAATAGCCATCAGGAAATCGAATCCCTGCACTGGTTTGTCGGGCGCAGCGCGCCACCTTTCTACTACAACATCTTCGACAACATGGATGGCGCGCCGTTTTACGCCCAGGCTATGACCACCGTGCGCAGTGTGCCGGACGCCAATAGAATGGTGTCTGTATTGCAGCGGGAGCTGGATGAGCGCTTTCCCGAATATCAAACCGTCGTGAGGCGGCTGGGGCAGGGACCGCCCACTCCGGCGCCAGTAGAGCTGCGCCTCTACGGTAGCGAAATTGATCGTCTGGTTGTCCTTGGCGACGAGTTGCGGCGCATTGCCCTGGAGACAGAGCACGTGGTCCAGGCGCGGACTTCCCTGGGTGAGACTGTCCCCAAGCTGGTGGTCAATATCGAAGAGAGCGAAGCGCAACGCAGCCAGGTGGGACTGCGGGATATCGCCGGCTCCTTAGCGGCCAGCGTCGATGGCGTGGTGACCAGCAGCTTGCTGGACGGCAGCGAGCAGCTTCCGGTGCGGGTGTCGGGCTACGCGGTGAAAGGGACATCGGTGGACCGCTTTATGTCTTTCCCCCTGGTCTTGCCCACTGGTCCTCGCCCCCTGTCGGCCATCGCCGATGCTCACCTGGAGCCGATACAGGCCAAGATTACCCGGCGGGATGGCCGTCGTATCAACAAACTGGAGGTGTATATACAGGATGGGGTGATGTCGGCGACAGTGCTGGATGCGCTGCTGAAGAATATAGAAAAGGCGGGGTTTGCCGTTCCGGCCGGCTATGAGCTAGAGGTAGGCGGTGAGGCGGAAAACCGCAGCACCACCGTGGGTAAGTTAATGGGTAGCGCTGGGATCGTCGCCGTGCTGCTGGTGGTCACGGTGGTGATGGCCTTTAATTCCTTTCGGCTGTCGGCCATTGTCTTTATGGTGGCGGGGCAGTCGGCGGGCCTGGGGATGCTCAGCCTGTGGTTGGCGAACTTCCCTTTTGGTTTTACCGCCATTGTCGGGCTAATGGGGCTGATGGGGCTGGCGGTGAACGCCGCCATTGTCATTCTTACCGAACTTAAGGCGTCGCCATTGGCGATGGCGGGCAACCGGGCGGACATTGTAGAAACTGTGGCAGAGTGCACCCGCCACATTGTTTCCACCACCCTAACTACCGTTGCCGGGCTAGTGCCTCTGCTTATCGCCAAGGGCCAGTTTTGGCCGCCCTTTGCCATCGTTTTGGCAGGCGGCACGGTGTTTACCACCATATTGTCGTTGGTGTTTGTGCCGGCGATGTTTTTAATCATGCGCAAGCCATACGTCGCGGCGCTGGTCAGTGAGCGGATGGCCCGGCAGACTCAAGATCGCGATGTGGATCAGACCTCGACGGTCTGA
- a CDS encoding DUF58 domain-containing protein, whose translation MWSWRRRVSQRVDAWIARRNPPRPQLVLTQRNIYIMPSRVGIGFLAMLLGMLLLAINYQNNLIFGLCFWLFSLFLVTILHTFANLSGIRLRAGAAEPVFAGQQAHFHLHIDSGRRPRRLLQVGFRNHSVNTVELTTPHEKQELRLPYPADRRGLLSPARVYLRSDFPLGLLRCWSLPALDWQCVVYPEPKMLRPMVSSAAGSEGSDLNARMDSDEFSGFQRYRVGEPPRRIYWKAYAKGQGLISKHFDQARADELILSWDSLPDLTTEDRLSTLCAWALECDRRNLFYGLHLPAQKIPVANGHQHLSEVLRALALYQSPEGGTHV comes from the coding sequence ATGTGGTCATGGCGCCGTCGCGTATCCCAGCGGGTGGATGCCTGGATAGCGCGTCGCAATCCACCGCGACCACAGCTTGTGCTGACACAGCGCAACATTTATATCATGCCCTCCAGGGTAGGTATCGGGTTTCTGGCAATGCTGCTGGGCATGTTGCTGTTGGCGATCAATTATCAAAACAACCTGATCTTTGGTCTGTGCTTTTGGTTGTTTAGCCTGTTCCTGGTCACCATTCTCCACACCTTTGCTAACTTGTCGGGTATCCGTTTGCGTGCCGGCGCGGCGGAACCGGTCTTTGCCGGGCAGCAGGCCCATTTTCATTTGCACATCGACAGTGGCCGTCGCCCGCGCCGCTTGCTTCAGGTGGGCTTTCGCAATCACTCGGTAAACACGGTGGAGCTGACTACCCCTCATGAAAAGCAGGAGTTGCGCCTGCCTTATCCGGCGGACCGGCGGGGTCTGCTATCGCCGGCTCGTGTCTACCTGCGTTCCGACTTCCCCCTGGGTTTACTGCGGTGCTGGAGTTTGCCAGCGCTGGACTGGCAGTGCGTGGTGTACCCCGAACCCAAAATGCTCCGCCCCATGGTCAGCAGTGCCGCGGGGAGTGAAGGCAGCGATCTTAATGCCAGGATGGACAGCGACGAGTTTAGTGGTTTTCAACGCTACCGGGTCGGCGAGCCTCCCCGGCGTATCTACTGGAAGGCCTATGCGAAGGGGCAGGGGCTGATCAGCAAGCACTTTGATCAGGCCCGAGCCGATGAACTGATTCTGAGTTGGGACAGTTTGCCGGACCTGACTACTGAAGATCGCCTGAGTACTTTGTGTGCCTGGGCATTGGAGTGTGATCGGCGCAACCTGTTTTACGGCTTGCACTTACCCGCCCAGAAAATCCCCGTTGCCAACGGTCATCAACATCTGTCCGAGGTGTTGCGAGCTTTGGCACTGTATCAATCGCCAGAGGGGGGCACTCATGTCTGA
- a CDS encoding transglutaminase TgpA family protein: MSDGAFQLRRQIIWLLVAQLVVIAPLLTVLPAWLIGVWAAVAFWYWRIAQSGWSFPPALLKVSLTVGALAAIYLQFRQLLGLEPMLALLVLAVTLKLLELKGRRDHWIILILCYFIVACRFLFDQQITGLLIALLQVWVLLMAQQSLNRQNIVALPMAKTAGVLALQAIPLMVFLFLVFPRIGPLWSMPLPGKDARTGMSDSLEFGDIAQLIQSGERAFRVSFEDGSLPPVQSLYWRGLVLDHFDGRRWKRSDFNPARTAPNVDEGPETLEYTVTLEPGVHDWLYTLAVASISRDDLRYAGNYQWMPRAPLTGRFQYSVSSDLNASRSETSAYQTFLNTRLLGRFNPRARALGEQWRDQFESGEERVAAALAFFRRSPFVYTLSPPTLGDNNVDEFIFDTRQGFCEHFAGSFVFLMRAAGVPARLVVGYLGGEYNRADRYLLVHQSDAHAWAEVWLEGEGWRRVDPTAVVAPERIERGAEQILRGQEAFLSGSPLSLRHFAWATRMRMYFDNLNYMWARWVLSYDRQSQYQTLLKLLGEVTPQRLLLGLAICGGLPMLLVALSAIRLPPALSRDPATRYYLQCCRAMARRGVSRRPGETPEAYLQRVKTLAPEWAPWMARVTALFSELDYRAVSEERRTVLLRELKSLRRASRQPSSISSGV, translated from the coding sequence ATGTCTGATGGTGCTTTTCAGCTGCGGCGGCAAATTATCTGGCTGCTTGTGGCTCAGCTGGTGGTTATCGCGCCACTGCTTACCGTCTTGCCAGCCTGGCTGATTGGGGTGTGGGCCGCAGTGGCGTTTTGGTACTGGCGCATTGCCCAGTCTGGCTGGTCATTTCCCCCGGCCTTACTAAAAGTCTCGCTGACGGTGGGTGCGCTGGCAGCCATCTATTTGCAATTCCGGCAGCTGCTGGGGCTTGAGCCGATGTTGGCGCTATTGGTTCTGGCGGTGACCCTTAAATTGCTGGAGCTCAAGGGGCGTCGCGACCACTGGATCATTCTTATTCTTTGCTATTTTATTGTGGCTTGCCGCTTTCTGTTTGATCAACAGATTACCGGTCTGCTGATAGCCTTGTTGCAAGTCTGGGTCTTGTTGATGGCTCAGCAGTCCCTCAATCGTCAGAATATTGTGGCACTGCCCATGGCTAAAACGGCTGGGGTGTTGGCACTACAGGCAATACCTTTGATGGTGTTTCTGTTCCTGGTTTTCCCGCGTATTGGGCCACTGTGGTCCATGCCGCTGCCCGGCAAAGATGCCCGCACCGGTATGTCCGATTCCCTGGAATTTGGCGATATTGCCCAATTGATTCAATCGGGCGAGCGGGCGTTTCGGGTTAGCTTTGAAGATGGCAGCTTGCCGCCGGTGCAGTCGCTGTACTGGCGTGGCCTGGTGTTGGACCATTTTGACGGTCGCCGCTGGAAGCGCAGTGATTTTAACCCCGCCAGAACAGCGCCGAATGTCGATGAGGGCCCGGAAACACTGGAATACACTGTTACCCTTGAACCCGGCGTACACGACTGGCTCTACACGCTCGCGGTGGCCTCGATTAGCCGGGACGACCTGCGCTATGCGGGTAACTACCAGTGGATGCCGCGAGCTCCTTTGACCGGACGTTTCCAATACAGCGTGAGCAGTGACCTCAACGCGTCGCGTTCGGAAACCAGTGCATATCAAACCTTTCTCAACACCCGCCTGCTAGGCCGATTTAATCCCCGTGCCAGAGCGCTGGGTGAACAGTGGCGGGATCAATTTGAAAGTGGGGAAGAGCGGGTGGCGGCGGCACTGGCCTTTTTTCGCCGTTCGCCATTTGTTTATACCCTCAGTCCACCGACACTGGGAGATAATAACGTCGATGAGTTTATTTTTGATACTCGACAAGGCTTCTGCGAGCATTTTGCCGGGAGCTTTGTCTTCTTAATGCGTGCAGCCGGTGTGCCCGCCAGACTGGTGGTGGGGTATCTCGGTGGCGAATACAACCGCGCCGACCGCTATCTATTGGTCCATCAATCCGATGCTCACGCCTGGGCAGAGGTGTGGTTGGAAGGAGAGGGCTGGCGTCGGGTCGATCCCACCGCAGTGGTGGCGCCCGAGCGGATAGAGCGGGGTGCGGAGCAGATATTGCGGGGGCAGGAAGCCTTTCTAAGCGGCTCCCCTTTATCTCTGCGTCATTTTGCCTGGGCAACACGAATGCGCATGTATTTCGACAACCTGAACTATATGTGGGCGCGGTGGGTCTTGAGTTATGACCGCCAGAGCCAGTATCAAACGCTGCTGAAGTTGTTGGGGGAGGTGACGCCCCAGCGTCTGCTGTTGGGCTTGGCCATATGTGGTGGCCTACCCATGTTGCTGGTAGCGTTAAGCGCGATTCGCCTGCCACCTGCGCTGAGCCGCGATCCGGCCACTCGGTATTACTTGCAGTGTTGTCGGGCAATGGCTCGACGGGGCGTGTCGCGTCGCCCCGGTGAAACGCCGGAAGCGTATTTGCAGCGAGTGAAGACACTGGCGCCGGAGTGGGCGCCGTGGATGGCTCGGGTTACCGCGCTATTTAGTGAATTGGATTATCGAGCAGTATCGGAGGAGCGCCGAACGGTGTTGTTGCGCGAGCTAAAAAGCTTGCGCCGCGCGTCCCGGCAGCCCAGCAGCATCAGTAGCGGAGTATAG